The following is a genomic window from Campylobacter lari subsp. lari.
ATAAATCAAGATCTCAAATTGCTAATACTTTAAGACTTTTAAATTTAAACGAGCAAATACAAAATCTTATTATAGAAGGTAAAATTTCACAAGGACATGCAAAAGTTTTAGTGGGACTTGAAAAAGAGGAAGAAAAAATGATAGTTGATACTATCATCGGGCAAAAACTTAATGTAAGAGATACAGAAAAATTAATTAAAAATTTTAAAAATACAAATCAATTAGAAAAAAACACAAGTTCAAATAAAGAATATCAATCAATAATAAATTTAAAAGAAAAAATCGAGTCTTTGGGCTTAAAAGTAAATACTAAAGATTTAAAAATTACTATAAATTTTGAAAACGAAGATGAGGTTAAGGAATTTCTAAAGACAATAAATTAAATATGTTTTTAGGTATGTTTTGCTATAATTTCGCGTTTTATTTAGATTTATTTAGGAGTATTAATGTTTAATGATGTACATTTTTCCATCATGATAGCCACTGGTGTCATTTTTTTGCTTATGATAGTGATTTTAAATTCTATGCTTTATAAACCTTTGATTAAATTTATGGATTCTAGAGATTTAACCATAAAAAATGATGAAGAAAAAATGAAAAAAAATTCCGACGATGTTTCAAATGTGGAAAGTGAATTGGAAAAAATTCATATCCAAACAAGAGATGAAATCAATCAAATCAAAGCAAAGGCTATAGAAGAAGCTAAATTAAAACAAGAAAAAGAATTATCAACAAAAAAAAGAGAATTAGAAGATCAAATGCTTGTTTTTCTTAAAAGTCTAAAAGAAAAAGAAAAAGAGTTGAAAGAAGAAATGCGTTTAAAAATGCCAGAATTTAAACAAAGCTTTAAAAATAGCTTGAGTAAAATTTAAGGAAGATAAATGTTGAAAAAAATTACATTATTATCAATACTTCCTTTTTATGCTTTTGCAGCAGGTAATGGAAGTGGTGAGTATGATATTATCCCAAGAGCGGTTAATTTTATTTTATTTGCTGCTATTTTGTATTACTTCATAGCAACGCCTTTGAAAAATTTCTACAATGGTAGAATCACAAAGATTGCATCTAGAATGAATGAAATTCAAGAAAAACTTATTGCAAGTAAAAATCATAAATTAGAAATGATGAAAAAATTAGATTTAGCCAAACAAGAAGCTGCTAATGCAGTTGCTCTTGCAAAAAAAGAAGCAGAAATCATTACTGAAAAAATCGAGAATGAAACAAAAATGGAAATTAAAGTTCTAGAAAAAACTTATGAAGAGCATAAAGAATACGAAATAAGAAAAATGGAAAAAGAAGTTGTACAAGTAGTTTTAGAGGAAATTTTTCAAGATCAAAATTTACAGCTACAACAAAAAGAAATTTTAAATATCATGATGAAAAAGGTGTCTTGATGGAAAAAGTAATTGCTAAAACATATGCAAAGGCAATATTAGAAAGAAACGATTTTGAATATTTTTATTCTAATTTGTTGGAGTTAAGCTCAGCTTTTGCGTCTAATAAATTTATAGATATTTTAAATTCATACGAAATAAAACAAGATAAAAAACTAGAATTAATACTTTCATTATTAGATAATCCAAGTGATGCTTTTAAAAATTTTATAAATTTGATTGTGGATAATAAAAGAGAAATGTTAATTCCAGAAATAACTAAAGAATTAAGCGAACAAAAAGCATCAAAAGAAAATACATTTTTAGGACAAGTTTACTCAAAAGAAAAATTAAGCGAAGAAGAAATTAAAAATTTAGAGGAAAAACTTAGTCTTAAATTTAATGCAAAAATTAGATTAGATAGTAAAATAAGTGATAATGATAGTGTAAAAATTAGCTTAGATGGACTTGGATATGAAATTTCATTTTCAATGCAAAGCTTAAAAGCTAAGATGAATGAATATATATTAAAAGCAATTTAAGGAGATTTGATGAAATTTAAAGCAGATGAAATTAGTTCTATTATAAAAGAAAGAATTGAAAAATTTGACTTTAATCTTGAAATAGAAGAAACCGGTAAAATTATTTCAGTTGCCGATGGTGTTGCTAAGGTATATGGCCTTAAAAATGCTATGGCTGGAGAGATGGTTGAATTTGAAAATGGCGAAAAAGGAATGGTTCTTAACCTTGAAGAATCAAGTGTTGGTATTGTTATCTTAGGTAAGAGACTTGGATTTAAGGAAGGAAGCTCAGTAAAAAGATTAAAAAAACTTTTAAAAGTTCCAGTTGGAGATGCGTTGATAGGGCGTGTTGTAAATGCTTTAGGTGAGCCAATTGATGCTAAAGGTGTAATTGAAGCGAGTGAATATCGTTTTGTGGAAGAAAAAGCAAAAGGCATTATGGCTAGAAAAAGTGTTCATGAACCATTACACACAGGTATTAAAGCAATTGATGCTTTAGTTCCAATTGGTAGAGGACAAAGAGAATTGATTATTGGTGATAGACAAACTGGTAAAACAACTGTGGCAATTGACACTATCATTAGTCAAAAAGGTAAAGATGTTATTTGTATTTATGTTGCAATTGGTCAAAAACAAAGTACTGTAGCTCAAGTAGTTAAAAAACTTGAAGAATATGGTGCAATGGATTATACTATAGTGGTGAATGCGGGTGCATCAGATCCTGCTGCATTACAATATCTTGCGCCATATGCTGGGGTAACTATGGGTGAATATTTTAGAGATAATTCAAGACATGCATTGATCGTTTATGATGATTTAAGTAAACACGCTGTTGCATATCGTGAAATGTCTTTGATTTTACGTCGTCCTCCAGGTCGTGAAGCTTATCCAGGAGATGTGTTCTATCTACATTCAAGGTTGCTTGAAAGAGCAAGTAAATTAAGCGATGAGCTTGGCGCGGGAAGCTTGACTGCACTTCCTATTATTGAAACTCAAGCAGGGGATGTTTCAGCTTATATTCCAACTAATGTTATTTCAATTACAGATGGTCAAATTTTTTTAGAAACAGATTTATTTAACTCAGGTATTCGCCCTGCGATTAATGTTGGTTTATCTGTATCTCGTGTTGGTGGTGCCGCGCAAATTAAAGCAACAAAACAAGTTTCAGGTACATTAAGACTTGATTTAGCTCAGTACAGAGAACTTCAAGCTTTTGCACAATTTGCAAGTGATTTGGATGAAGCTAGTAGAAAGCAACTTGAGCGTGGACAAAGAATGGTTGAAGTTTTAAAGCAACCTCCATATTCTCCACTTTCACCAGAAAATCAAGTTGTGATTATTTTTGCGGGTACTAAAGGTTATTTAGATGATGTTGCAGTTTCAAAAATTGGAGAATTCGAAGCAGCTTTATATCCATTTATTGAGGCTAAGTATCCAGAAATTTTTGAGCAAATTAGAACTAAAAAAGCTTTAGATAAGGATTTAGAAGAAAAATTAGCTAAAGCATTGAGTGAGTTTAAAGCAAACCATATATAAGGTTTTTAAATGTCTAATTTAAAAGAAATCAAAAGAAAGATAAAAAGTGTTCATAACACACAAAAGACAACCAATGCGATGAAGCTTGTCTCTACTGCTAAATTAAGAAAAGCAGAAGAGGCAGCTAAAAAATCAAAGGTTTTTGCTCAAAAAATTGATGAAGTTTTGTCAGAAATTGCGTTTAAGATCAATCAATACGAAGGGCTTGATGATAAACTTCCATTTTTTAGAAAAAAAGATAATATAGAAAAAATGGATATTATTTTTGTCACAGCCGATAAAGGCTTGTGTGGTGGATTTAATATTAAAACCATTAAAGCCGTAAATGAAATGCTTGAAGATTGCAAAACAAAAAAAATCAAAGTAAGATTAAGAGCTATTGGTAAAACAGGTATAGAATATTTTAATTTTCAAAATATAGAAATTTTGGAAAAATATTTAGATACAAGTTCAAGTCCAGATTATGATAAGGCTTGTGCTATTATCCAAAAAGCTGTTGATGATTTTGTAAATGGCGTGACAGATAAAATTGTAATCATTCATAATGGTTATAAAAATATGATTTCTCAAGAAATTCGTATTAATGAATTGTTGCCAGTAGAAGCTATTGTTAGTAAAGAAGAACAAAAGTCTGAATCTTTAATGGACTTAGAACCAGAAGATGAAGAAATTTTAAATGATTTGTTAAAAACTTATTTTGAATATAATATGTATTTTTCTTTAGTTGATTCTTTAGCGGCTGAACATAGTGCTAGAATGCAAGCTATGGATAATGCAACCAATAATGCAAAAGCTAGAGTTAAGCAACTTAATTTAGCTTATAATAAAGCAAGACAAGAATCTATTACCACCGAGTTGATAGAAATCATCAGCGGTGTTGAGTCAATGAAATAAATTTAGGAGTGATGATGCAAGGTTTTATTTCTCAAGTTTTAGGACCAGTGGTTGATGTTGAATTTAAAGACTATCTTCCACAAATTAATGAAGCTATTGTTGTTAATTATGAATTAGAAGGAAAAGAATGCAAGCTAGTTCTTGAAGTAGCTGCACATTTAGGCGATAATAAAGTAAGAACCATCGCTATGGATATGACAGATGGTCTTGTTAGAGGTTTAACAGCCGTCGCAACTGGAAATCCAATTAGTGTTCCAGTAGGCGAAAAAGTTCTTGGAAGAATTTTTAATGTAACGGGTGATTTGATTGATGAGGGTGAAGAAATCAATTTTGATAAGCACTGGTCAATTCATAGAGATCCACCTCCATTTGAAGAACAAAGTACAAAAAGCGAAATCTTTGAAACAGGTATAAAGGTTGTTGATTTGCTAGCTCCTTATGCTAAAGGTGGAAAAGTTGGTCTTTTTGGTGGTGCAGGTGTTGGTAAAACCGTTATTATTATGGAATTAATTCACAATGTTGCATTTAAACATAGCGGATATTCTGTTTTTGCAGGTGTTGGCGAAAGAACTCGTGAGGGTAATGACCTTTACAATGAAATGAAAGAAAGTAATGTATTAGATAAAGTTGCATTGTGTTATGGTCAAATGAATGAACCGCCAGGGGCAAGAAATCGTATAGCTTTAACAGGTCTTACTATGGCTGAGTATTTTAGAGATGAAATGGGACTTGATGTTTTAATGTTTATTGATAATATTTTTAGATTTTCTCAATCAGGTTCAGAAATGTCAGCGCTTTTAGGAAGAATTCCTTCAGCTGTTGGTTATCAACCAACCCTAGCTAGTGAAATGGGTAAGTTCCAAGAAAGAATTACTTCAACCAAGAAAGGATCTATTACTTCAGTTCAAGCAGTTTATGTGCCAGCAGATGACTTAACAGACCCTGCACCAGCAACAGTTTTTGCGCACTTAGATGCAACAACGGTTTTAAATAGATCAATCGCTGAAAAAGGTATTTATCCTGCTGTTGATCCACTTGATTCTACTTCAAGAATGTTAGATCCTCAAATCATAGGAGAAGAACACTATAAAGTGGCTCGTGGAGTTCAATCAGTATTACAAAAATATAAAGATTTGCAAGATATTATTGCTATTTTAGGTATGGATGAATTAAGCGAAGAAGATAAATTGATTGTTGAAAGAGCAAGAAAAATTGAAAAATTCCTATCTCAACCATTCTTCGTCGCTGAAGTTTTCACAGGTAGCCCTGGAAAATATATTAGCTTAGAAGATACAATTGCAGGATTTAAAGGTATTTTAGAAGGTAAATATGATGATTTACCAGAAAATGCTTTCTATATGGTTGGTAATATAGATGAAGCTATAGCAAAAGCTGAAACACTTAAAGAGGTTAGCAGAAAAGACGTTTGTTTAGATAATTGTAAAGTGGATAAGGCTAAAAAAGGTTAATTTATGCAAGATTTAATATCTTTAGAAATCATTACACCCCTTGGCATGATTTATCAAGGGGATGCAAGATTAGTAGTTCTTCCTGGAAGTGAGGGTGAATTTGGTGTTTTAAAAGGACATGCATCTTTAATTTCTTCTTTAAAAGCAGGAATTATAGATATAGAAAAATCAGATTCAACTCATGAATTAGTTGCTATTGATTCAGGTCATGCAAAAGTTTCTGAAACTAAAGTGAGTGTTTTAGCAAAAGGTGCTGTATGGGTTGGAGGAAATAGTGATAGCGAAATAGCAAAAAGATTAGAAGAAGCAAAAGATTTAATTAAATCTATGAGTAGTGATAGTATTGCACTTGCTTCTACTTTTGCTAAAATGGATAATAATGTAAGGCAAAAATAGTGGATTTTCAAGCAATTTTTCATTTTTTTGAAAATACAAGCTTAATCACTTATATAGTATTAGCTTGGCTTTCGGTGTATTTCATACTTAGTTTTAGTATATTATTTTCAAGGTTGATGCTTATTAATAAATGGACTCAAAATGAAAGCCAAGCTTTAGAAGCTTTAATGAGAGGCGAAAAAGATTTAAGTCAAAGTGCATCAATTTTAAAAAAATGTGTTGAAGTTGATGAAATAAAGATGAATATTTATAAAAATTCTGTTGAAAAAAAAGCTACAGTAGGGTTAACTTGGCTTAGCATTATCGCTTCAACCTCTCCTTTTATAGGTCTTTTTGGTACGGTCATTTCTATACTTGAAACTTTTGGTGGCTTAGAGATGCAAAATTCTTTAAGTATTATAGCTCCTAAAATCAGTGAAGCTTTGGTGGCTACAGGTTGTGGTATTTTAGTGGCGATTCCTGCATACAGTTTTCACTTGATTATTAAGCGTAAAGCCTATGAATTGATTAATATCTTAGATAGTGAGATCAAAGTATTGGTAAGCTCTACAAAGGCATAGTTAATGTTTTTAGAAGAAAAACCTGAACTCAATATTACACCCTTAGTAGATATTATGCTTGTGTTGCTTGCTATTTTAATGGTAACAGCACCAAGTATCACATATGAAGAAAAGGTTCAACTTCCTCAAGGTTCACAAAAAACTTCAAGTGCGCCAAACATTAAAAGTTTGATTATAACAATTAATGCAAAAAAAGAAATTTTTATAGGAAAAGATAAATTTGATTTTATAAGTTTTGCAGATAATATGAATGCTTTAAAAGTTCAGTATAATACTCAAGAGACAGTTTTTATAAGAGCAGATAAGAATCTAAAATATGATGATGTAATGAGTGTTTTAAGAACAATGAAACATTTAGGTTTCCAAAAAGTTGCCTTGCAAACTGAGTAAAAAATGGAAGAAAATTCTACACACAATCTTAAAGCTTTTATTTATGCAATTTTAGTCTATTTTTTTGTTGTTTTTTTGGTATTTTTTAAGTTGGTTGGGTATAAACCAAAAGCCATTGAATATACTGATGATCCTAATAGTTTTATCAATATAGAGCTTGGAGATAGCATCAATCAAAATCAAGTAAATATGATACAAGAATTACAAAAAGAAAATTTACAAAGTTTATTTGAAGAAAATCTTTTACAAAAATATACTACTAATAAAAACGTTAACACGCAAAATATAGAGCAACAAGCAAGTGTTTTTAATGAGTTGTTTGGTAAAATAGAAGATTACCAAGAAGAAAAAACGACAAAAGTGCAATCTTCCATGCCTTCAAAAAAACCTACTTTTGCCCAAAGAGAACAAATCAATGATTTTTCTAAACAGCTCAATGAAAATTTAAAAATAAATCAAGAATTAGGTCAGTCTGTTATGGAGCAAAAAATAGGGGTTTATGATCAATTCTTAGGCACTGTTAGAAAATACCTTGAAGATCGATGGAGAATTTATAATCCTAGTGGTAATTTAAGTATAGAAGTAGAATTTGTAATTGATAATAATGGTTATTTTTACTTGTTAAACACTACTAGTGCTCATAGTGATAATTTTGACAAAAAAGCAAAAGAATTTTTACAAAATTTAGAAGGAAAATACATAACTTTACCTCCAAATGGTAAAATAAGAAAAATTAAAATGCAACTTAGTGATATAATTGAGTTTAAAACGGAGAAACAATGAAAAAAATACTAGTATTTTTATTTTTTTGTTCAGTATTATTTGGACAAGATGCAACAATATCTGTTGTTAATAAAGGTATGCAATTGCCAAAAATTTACATTAAAGATCAGTCTAAATTGAATGATTTAGATCTTAAAAAAAGTTTTTATAATATGCTTGTTAATGATATAAAAGTAAGTTCAAATTTCGAGATAACTCAAGATGAAAAACAAGGTGATTATATTTTTTCTTATATATTAAATAAAAATGGTAAGCTTTTAGATATTGATGTTGAAATTTTAGCTGCAAATGAAACTAAAACAAGATTTTATGAACAAATTCTTTCTATCGAAGAGTATCCATTTTTAGCGCATAGAAGTGTTGCTCAAATGAATAAAAAATTAGGTTTTGCTCCGGTTGATTGGATGGACCATAAAATTTTAATAGCTAGAACTCAAGGTAGTAAGCAAAGTGATATTTTATTAGCAGATTATACTTTAACTTACCAAAAAGTATTGATTTCAAAAGGCTTAAATTTGTTTCCTAAATGGGCAAATAAAGAGCAAAATGCTTTTTATTTTACTGCCTATGAAGATGAGATTCCAACTCTTTATAAATATAATATGAAAAATAAAAATATAACAAAAATTATTGCTAGCAAAGGTATGATGGTTGCTTCTGATGTGAGTGATGATGGCAAAAAAATTTTACTTACCATGGCTCCAAAAGACCAACCTGATGTATATTTGTATGATGTAGACTCAAAAAATCTGACACAAATTACAAACTATATGGGTATTGATGTAAATGGCAATTTTGTTGATGGTGATAAAAAAATTATATTTGTGTCTGATCGTTTAGGTTATCCAAATATTTTTATGCAAAATTTAGATTCAAATTTAACAGAACAAGTTGTTTTTCATGGTAAAAATAATTCTTCGGTTTCTACTTATAAACACTATATGGTTTATTCTAGTAGAGAAATAAGTCAAAGCGGAGTTTTTAATCTTTATTTGATGTCAACCCAAAGTGATTACATAAGACAACTCACTGCAAATGGTAAAAATCTTTTTCCAAGATTTTCAAGTGATGGAGAAAGTGTTGTGTTTATTAAGTACTTAGGCTCTCAAAGTGCTTTAGGTGTTATTCGAATTAATGCAAATAAAGCTTTTCATTATGGCTTAAAAGTGGGCAAAATTCAATCAATTGATTGGTAAAATACTAAAATCACATTTTTTTTGTTATAATTAAATTATGATTTTTAAATAAATAAAAGGGGAAATCAATGAAAAAAATCATTTTTGCTTCAATTACTGCATTTGCTGTTATTGTAAGTGGTTGTGCTACTAAAAACACTAGTGTTAGTAGTTCAAGTAGTGTAGATGGCTCAAAAGGTAGTGGTGGATCTGATAGATTTGAAAATCTTGAATCTTTAAATTCTGTAGCAAATGTATATTTTGATTTTGATAAATTTAATGTTAGATCAGATATGCAAAAAGTTATTGCAAATAATGCTGAAATCTTTAATAAAGAAGCTGCTAATGCTGCAATAGTAGTTGAAGGAAACTGCGATGAGTGGGGAACTGATGAGTATAATCAAGCTTTAGGTCTAAAAAGAGCTAAAGCGGTAAAAGAATCTTTAGTAGCTCAAGGTGTTAGCGCAGATAGAATTAGCGTTAAAAGCTATGGAGAAACTAATCCTGTATGTACTGAAAGAACAAAAGCTTGCGATGCTCAAAATCGCCGTGCAGAATTTAAATTATCAAAATAAGTTTTAAATAAATGAAATTAAAATTATTATCAGTAGCTCTTTTAGGGGCTACTTTTTTACACGCTGAAATTTCAGCTTTTGATGCAGGAAAAGTAGATACAAAAACACCTTATGGCTTAACTCAAAATGAAAAATTACAATATGAAAATCAAGAACGCCTAAGGGCATTGAATGAATATTATACAAATTTAACAAGTAAAATAAATACAGCAGTAGAGAATATAGAAGGATTGCAAAGTGTAACAGAGGGTTTGAATGCTCAATATTCAAAAGCTAACACAAAATTGCTTTCATTAGAAGAAACTTATCAAAATTTTGATGCAAACATAACTCAAGAAATTCAAAATTTAAGAGCTTATGTGGAGGAAAATAGGCAAATTCAAGAAAAAAATCATCAAGAAATTCAAAAAGTTTTAAGTGAAATTACGACTTTGATTAATAAAATCAATGATGATTATATTTCAAAAGAAGATATGAATAAAACTATAAGTTTTTTTCAATCTGAAATAGCTAGAGTGCAAAATCAAACAAAAATTACTCCAGTTGTTCCTATTGTAAGTGATGATAATAAAACCGAAGAAGTCATTCAAGATGTAAATGAAACTCAAGATGAAGTGATTGAAGTAAAAGATGATAGTTGGAAAAAGTTGCAATCTAGTGAAATTTTGAAAAAAGCGATAGAAGAAACTAATAAAAATCAATTTGAGGATGCAAAAGAAAAATTTGAACATCTAATAAGTATTCATTATAAACCTGCTAGATCTACTTTTTGGCTTGGAGAGATAAGATATAAGCAGCAAGATTACGCAGGTGCTTTGGGATTTTATAAGAAAAGTTCTGCTATAAGCACTAAAGGCGATTATGTACCAAAATTGCTTTATCATACAGCTATTAGCCTAGATAAGGTTGGGGATCCAAAAAGTGCAAATAAATTTTATAAAGCTTTAAAAACGGCTTATCCTGATAGCCCTGAAGCAAAAGTTTCACCAGATAGAAAATAACAAAGGAGATAAAATGGCTATAGAAAAAAATAGTGTAGTTTCAATGTTTTATGAATTAAAAGATGCAAATACCAATGAAGTTTTAGAATCAAATATTTATGCTGAACCTATTTCTTTTATTTTGGGTAAAGGTCAAATTTTAGAAGGATTAGAAGAAGAAATTCAAAAACTTAATGCTCCTTGTAATGCTGAT
Proteins encoded in this region:
- a CDS encoding F0F1 ATP synthase subunit B; this encodes MLKKITLLSILPFYAFAAGNGSGEYDIIPRAVNFILFAAILYYFIATPLKNFYNGRITKIASRMNEIQEKLIASKNHKLEMMKKLDLAKQEAANAVALAKKEAEIITEKIENETKMEIKVLEKTYEEHKEYEIRKMEKEVVQVVLEEIFQDQNLQLQQKEILNIMMKKVS
- the atpG gene encoding ATP synthase F1 subunit gamma, whose protein sequence is MSNLKEIKRKIKSVHNTQKTTNAMKLVSTAKLRKAEEAAKKSKVFAQKIDEVLSEIAFKINQYEGLDDKLPFFRKKDNIEKMDIIFVTADKGLCGGFNIKTIKAVNEMLEDCKTKKIKVRLRAIGKTGIEYFNFQNIEILEKYLDTSSSPDYDKACAIIQKAVDDFVNGVTDKIVIIHNGYKNMISQEIRINELLPVEAIVSKEEQKSESLMDLEPEDEEILNDLLKTYFEYNMYFSLVDSLAAEHSARMQAMDNATNNAKARVKQLNLAYNKARQESITTELIEIISGVESMK
- a CDS encoding ExbD/TolR family protein — encoded protein: MFLEEKPELNITPLVDIMLVLLAILMVTAPSITYEEKVQLPQGSQKTSSAPNIKSLIITINAKKEIFIGKDKFDFISFADNMNALKVQYNTQETVFIRADKNLKYDDVMSVLRTMKHLGFQKVALQTE
- a CDS encoding MotA/TolQ/ExbB proton channel family protein — translated: MDFQAIFHFFENTSLITYIVLAWLSVYFILSFSILFSRLMLINKWTQNESQALEALMRGEKDLSQSASILKKCVEVDEIKMNIYKNSVEKKATVGLTWLSIIASTSPFIGLFGTVISILETFGGLEMQNSLSIIAPKISEALVATGCGILVAIPAYSFHLIIKRKAYELINILDSEIKVLVSSTKA
- the atpC gene encoding ATP synthase F1 subunit epsilon, translating into MQDLISLEIITPLGMIYQGDARLVVLPGSEGEFGVLKGHASLISSLKAGIIDIEKSDSTHELVAIDSGHAKVSETKVSVLAKGAVWVGGNSDSEIAKRLEEAKDLIKSMSSDSIALASTFAKMDNNVRQK
- a CDS encoding tetratricopeptide repeat protein — encoded protein: MKLKLLSVALLGATFLHAEISAFDAGKVDTKTPYGLTQNEKLQYENQERLRALNEYYTNLTSKINTAVENIEGLQSVTEGLNAQYSKANTKLLSLEETYQNFDANITQEIQNLRAYVEENRQIQEKNHQEIQKVLSEITTLINKINDDYISKEDMNKTISFFQSEIARVQNQTKITPVVPIVSDDNKTEEVIQDVNETQDEVIEVKDDSWKKLQSSEILKKAIEETNKNQFEDAKEKFEHLISIHYKPARSTFWLGEIRYKQQDYAGALGFYKKSSAISTKGDYVPKLLYHTAISLDKVGDPKSANKFYKALKTAYPDSPEAKVSPDRK
- the pal gene encoding peptidoglycan-associated lipoprotein Pal, with amino-acid sequence MKKIIFASITAFAVIVSGCATKNTSVSSSSSVDGSKGSGGSDRFENLESLNSVANVYFDFDKFNVRSDMQKVIANNAEIFNKEAANAAIVVEGNCDEWGTDEYNQALGLKRAKAVKESLVAQGVSADRISVKSYGETNPVCTERTKACDAQNRRAEFKLSK
- a CDS encoding FoF1 ATP synthase subunit B' — its product is MFNDVHFSIMIATGVIFLLMIVILNSMLYKPLIKFMDSRDLTIKNDEEKMKKNSDDVSNVESELEKIHIQTRDEINQIKAKAIEEAKLKQEKELSTKKRELEDQMLVFLKSLKEKEKELKEEMRLKMPEFKQSFKNSLSKI
- the atpD gene encoding F0F1 ATP synthase subunit beta produces the protein MQGFISQVLGPVVDVEFKDYLPQINEAIVVNYELEGKECKLVLEVAAHLGDNKVRTIAMDMTDGLVRGLTAVATGNPISVPVGEKVLGRIFNVTGDLIDEGEEINFDKHWSIHRDPPPFEEQSTKSEIFETGIKVVDLLAPYAKGGKVGLFGGAGVGKTVIIMELIHNVAFKHSGYSVFAGVGERTREGNDLYNEMKESNVLDKVALCYGQMNEPPGARNRIALTGLTMAEYFRDEMGLDVLMFIDNIFRFSQSGSEMSALLGRIPSAVGYQPTLASEMGKFQERITSTKKGSITSVQAVYVPADDLTDPAPATVFAHLDATTVLNRSIAEKGIYPAVDPLDSTSRMLDPQIIGEEHYKVARGVQSVLQKYKDLQDIIAILGMDELSEEDKLIVERARKIEKFLSQPFFVAEVFTGSPGKYISLEDTIAGFKGILEGKYDDLPENAFYMVGNIDEAIAKAETLKEVSRKDVCLDNCKVDKAKKG
- a CDS encoding F0F1 ATP synthase subunit delta, which encodes MEKVIAKTYAKAILERNDFEYFYSNLLELSSAFASNKFIDILNSYEIKQDKKLELILSLLDNPSDAFKNFINLIVDNKREMLIPEITKELSEQKASKENTFLGQVYSKEKLSEEEIKNLEEKLSLKFNAKIRLDSKISDNDSVKISLDGLGYEISFSMQSLKAKMNEYILKAI
- a CDS encoding TonB C-terminal domain-containing protein, producing the protein MEENSTHNLKAFIYAILVYFFVVFLVFFKLVGYKPKAIEYTDDPNSFINIELGDSINQNQVNMIQELQKENLQSLFEENLLQKYTTNKNVNTQNIEQQASVFNELFGKIEDYQEEKTTKVQSSMPSKKPTFAQREQINDFSKQLNENLKINQELGQSVMEQKIGVYDQFLGTVRKYLEDRWRIYNPSGNLSIEVEFVIDNNGYFYLLNTTSAHSDNFDKKAKEFLQNLEGKYITLPPNGKIRKIKMQLSDIIEFKTEKQ
- the tolB gene encoding Tol-Pal system protein TolB gives rise to the protein MKKILVFLFFCSVLFGQDATISVVNKGMQLPKIYIKDQSKLNDLDLKKSFYNMLVNDIKVSSNFEITQDEKQGDYIFSYILNKNGKLLDIDVEILAANETKTRFYEQILSIEEYPFLAHRSVAQMNKKLGFAPVDWMDHKILIARTQGSKQSDILLADYTLTYQKVLISKGLNLFPKWANKEQNAFYFTAYEDEIPTLYKYNMKNKNITKIIASKGMMVASDVSDDGKKILLTMAPKDQPDVYLYDVDSKNLTQITNYMGIDVNGNFVDGDKKIIFVSDRLGYPNIFMQNLDSNLTEQVVFHGKNNSSVSTYKHYMVYSSREISQSGVFNLYLMSTQSDYIRQLTANGKNLFPRFSSDGESVVFIKYLGSQSALGVIRINANKAFHYGLKVGKIQSIDW
- the atpA gene encoding F0F1 ATP synthase subunit alpha, whose translation is MKFKADEISSIIKERIEKFDFNLEIEETGKIISVADGVAKVYGLKNAMAGEMVEFENGEKGMVLNLEESSVGIVILGKRLGFKEGSSVKRLKKLLKVPVGDALIGRVVNALGEPIDAKGVIEASEYRFVEEKAKGIMARKSVHEPLHTGIKAIDALVPIGRGQRELIIGDRQTGKTTVAIDTIISQKGKDVICIYVAIGQKQSTVAQVVKKLEEYGAMDYTIVVNAGASDPAALQYLAPYAGVTMGEYFRDNSRHALIVYDDLSKHAVAYREMSLILRRPPGREAYPGDVFYLHSRLLERASKLSDELGAGSLTALPIIETQAGDVSAYIPTNVISITDGQIFLETDLFNSGIRPAINVGLSVSRVGGAAQIKATKQVSGTLRLDLAQYRELQAFAQFASDLDEASRKQLERGQRMVEVLKQPPYSPLSPENQVVIIFAGTKGYLDDVAVSKIGEFEAALYPFIEAKYPEIFEQIRTKKALDKDLEEKLAKALSEFKANHI